The following are encoded together in the Astyanax mexicanus isolate ESR-SI-001 chromosome 8, AstMex3_surface, whole genome shotgun sequence genome:
- the LOC103021692 gene encoding uncharacterized protein LOC103021692, which translates to MKPLSLLVCGLFISSLCSSSDSSLDVSVTQTPVELTVEEGQSVKISCCWNKIIPNIKVRWIKPNQTNKDVPTEILNTNCSVFSIRNACSNDTGLYICEVLQDIPVLVTVKGKGTTVRLLEKKPDNNTTGFTNSSLEALSDSSLSPLVPIVGASVPAAVILICLCVSVAVWRTCRKPERMVIREGPASEGEEPEHSEGDDSSRNSRGSTQWYMVPVYESYFDLQRNDEEESSNEDQSTKSDKTDSLGKNGKTANHK; encoded by the exons ATGAAGCCTCTCTCTCTGCTGGTGTGCGGCCTCTTCATTTCCTCCCTCTGTTCCTCCTCGG ACTCCAGTTTAGACGTTTCTGTGACCCAGACTCCAGTTGAACTCACAGTGGAGGAAGGACAGAGTGTGAAAATCTCCTGTTGCTGGAATAAAATCATCCCTAATATTAAAGTGAGGTGGATTAAACCCAACCAGACTAATAAAGACGTTCCTACAGAAATCCTTAATACTAACTGCTCAGTTTTCTCTATAAGAAACGCCTGCAGTAATGATACAGGACTGTACATCTGTGAAGTTCTACAAGACATTCCTGTACTGGTTACTGTAAAAGGAAAAGGGACGACTGTGAGACTCCTGGAAAAAAAGC CAGACAATAACACCACTGGATTCACTAATTCATCCTTGGAGGCCCTATCGGATTCATCCCTATCGCCGCTGGTGCCGATAGTGGGAGCGTCGGTTCCCGCAGCCGTGATCCTGAtttgtctctgtgtttctgtggctGTGTGGAGAACCTGCAGAAAACCAG AGAGGATGGTCATACGGGAGGGACCAGCAAGTGAGGGGGAGGAGCCTGAGCATAGCGAGGGTGACGACAGCTCACGTAACTCCAGAGGCTCCACCCAGTGG tacaTGGTTCCAGTGTACGAGTCCTACTTTGATCTTCAGAGAAACGATGAAGAAGAGTCATCAAACGAAGATCAGTCAACAAAATCAGACAAGACTGACAGTCTgggtaaaaatggtaaaacagCTAATCACAAATAA